A section of the Euwallacea fornicatus isolate EFF26 chromosome 12, ASM4011564v1, whole genome shotgun sequence genome encodes:
- the Gbeta13F gene encoding guanine nucleotide-binding protein subunit beta-1, translating into MNELDSLRQEAETLKNAIRDARKAAADTNLAAATATLEPIGRVQMRTRRTLRGHLAKIYAMHWGSDSRNLVSASQDGKLIVWDSHTTNKVHAIPLRSSWVMTCAYAPSGSYVACGGLDNICSIYSLKTREGNVRVSRELPGHTGYLSCCRFLDDNQIVTSSGDMSCALWDIETGQQVTSFLGHTGDVMSLSLAPDMRTFVSGACDASAKLWDIREGMCKQTFPGHESDINAVTFFPNGYAFATGSDDATCRLFDIRADQELAMYSHDNIICGITSVAFSKSGRLLLAGYDDFNCNVWDSMKTERAGILAGHDNRVSCLGVTENGMAVGTGSWDSFLRIWN; encoded by the exons GATGCCCGAAAAGCAGCCGCCGACACAAACCTGGCAGCGGCCACCGCCACCTTGGAACCAATCGGTCGAGTGCAAATGCGCACGCGCCGAACCCTTCGTGGACACTTAGCCAAGATATATGCCATGCACTGGGGCTCGGACAGCCGGAATCTGGTTTCGGCTTCACAAGATGGCAAACTTATTGTTTGGGATAGTCACACCACCAATAAG GTTCATGCTATACCTCTTAGATCATCTTGGGTAATGACATGCGCTTATGCGCCCTCAGGTTCTTATGTCGCTTGCGGTGGTTTAGATAACATATGCTCTATATATAGCCTAAAAACTAGAGAAG gtAACGTCAGAGTGAGTCGAGAGCTACCAGGTCACACAGGCTACCTGTCTTGTTGCCGGTTTCTCGATGATAACCAAATCGTCACCAGTTCAGGTGATATGTCCTGTGCTCTGTGGGACATTGAAACGGGCCAACAGGTTACTAGCTTTCTGGGACACACTGGAGACGTGATGTCTTTGTCTCTCGCACCTGATATGCGCACATTCGTTTCAG GCGCATGTGATGCGTCTGCAAAACTGTGGGACATTAGGGAAGGAATGTGTAAACAAACGTTCCCTGGTCACGAGTCGGACATAAATGCAGTCACATTCTTCCCGAACGGTTACGCCTTTGCGACGGGTAGTGACGATGCGACTTGCCGCTTGTTTGATATCAG agcGGATCAAGAGTTAGCCATGTACAGCCACGACAACATAATCTGTGGTATCACCAGTGTGGCTTTCAGTAAATCGGGAAGATTACTTCTTGCAGGGTACGACGATTTCAACTGCAATGTGTGGGATTCAATGAAAACTGAGAGAGCTG GTATCCTAGCTGGACACGACAACAGAGTAAGTTGTCTAGGCGTAACAGAAAACGGCATGGCTGTTGGTACAGGTTCTTGGGATAGCTTCCTCCGCATTTGGAACTAA